One Mya arenaria isolate MELC-2E11 chromosome 7, ASM2691426v1 genomic window carries:
- the LOC128241055 gene encoding uncharacterized protein K02A2.6-like yields the protein MAGLAPFPKFDVYGEETSLGTRWTKYVTKLENLFTGLSIDSKKRRKALLLHYAGDEVFEIYETLNLGDSDSNYDDVKQGLTGYFQPKKNREFERFEFRNLKQHHAETIDQFATCLRHKADNCEFSDKDGEIKSQIIQGCVSKKLRLKCLEEDKPLKDILTMGRTMEIADRQAKAMEPQYSDVNKIKVTPQHTKSQHANYSYPPSAQRKRQQQSQSRQTCRNCGGIYPHQTKCPAYGATLETKSKVTAAEFHIVQGSSVTLISYLSSVELGIVPVINSVNSNKYEELCDKYQSVFTGLGKLKDKQIKFHVDENVVPIAQPARRIPFHVREKVEQEIIRLEQQDVIEKVDGPTPWVSNIVVAPKPNAPDQIRLCVDMRKANQALKRERHVVPTTDDIILELNGSKVFSKVDFNKGFHQLELSEESRNMTVFASHVGLYRYKRLNFGVSVAQEIFQNEIRQVLTGLEGTLNISDDIIIHAPNRDEHDRRLVAVLQRM from the exons ATGGCTGGATTAGCGCCGTTCCCGAAATTTGATGTGTACGGGGAGGAAACATCCCTTGGCACAAGATGGACTAAATACGTGACAAAGTTGGAAAATTTGTTCACAGGACTTAGCATTGACTCCAAAAAACGGAGGAAAGCGCTATTACTTCACTATGCCGGAGATGAAGTATTCGAAATATACGAAACATTGAATCTTGGAGACAGCGATTCAAACTACGATGACGTCAAGCAAGGGTTAACAGGCTATTTCCAACCGAAGAAAAACAGAGAGTTCGAGCGGTTCGAATTTAGGAACCTAAAACAACATCACGCCGAAACAATAGACCAATTTGCAACTTGCCTCCGCCACAAGGCAGACAATTGTGAATTTTCGGACAAAGACGGTGAAATAAAGAGCCAAATCATCCAAGGCTGCGTGTCAAAGAAACTACGACTTAAATGTCTGGAAGAAGACAAGCCgcttaaagatattttaacaatgGGAAGAACAATGGAAATTGCGGACAGACAAGCCAAAGCAATGGAACCGCAATACAGCGacgtaaataaaattaaagtcaCACCGCAACACACAAAATCGCAACATGCAAATTATAGTTATCCACCCTCAGCACAAAGAAAACGTCAACAACAGTCACAATCAAGACAAACGTGCAGAAACTGTGGCGGCATATATCCACATCAGACCAAGTGCCCAGCCTACGGAGCGACAT tGGAAACTAAATCAAAAGTGACAGCAGCAGAATTTCACATTGTTCAGGGATCATCAGTGACATTAATCAGTTACCTTTCATCTGTTGAACTCGGTATTGTGCCAGTAATAAACTCAGTGAACAGTAACAAATACGAGGAATTATGTGACAAATATCAGTCCGTGTTCACTGGTTTAGGCAaattaaaagacaaacaaatcaAGTTCCATGTTGACGAAAACGTCGTGCCTATAGCACAACCAGCTAGAAGAATTCCATTCCACGTGCGAGAAAAAGTGGAACAGGAAATAATACGACTAGAACAGCAAGATGTCATTGAAAAGGTGGACGGGCCGACACCTTGGGTTTCGAACATTGTTGTAGCACCAAAGCCAAACGCTCCAGACCAAATAAGGCTTTGTGTAGATATGAGAAAAGCAAATCAAGCATTGAAACGCGAGCGTCATGTAGTGCCTACAACTGATGACATAATCCTGGAATTAAACGGATCAAAGGTGTTCTCCAAAGtggattttaataaaggatTTCACCAGCTTGAGCTGTCCGAGGAGTCACGCAACATGACAGTGTTTGCATCGCATGTCGGATTATACAGGTACAAACGACTGAATTTCGGTGTAAGCGTAGCGCAAGAAATATTCCAGAATGAAATACGACAAGTGCTTACAGGTCTCGAGGGAACATTGAACATATCGGATGACATTATAATACACGCACCAAACCGTGACGAACATGATCGGAGACTCGTAGCCGTACTGCAACGAATGTAA